The genomic region ATTAATACTCCAACTAAGAAGTAACTAAAGCCTCACCACACCAAgtgtcattttcaaaatgttggtGATTACCAAGAGTTCAGAAATGCACTTATTAGATTTAGCAATGGGTGGCTGATGCCTTGACTGAGCTTTAATATTTAACTCACAACTTTCATATAGAGCTTATGTTGAAAGCACAGTTAATACTTGAAAGGAATAGTAATGGAAGTGTGTCTCCGTGATTGCTTGGTTACATTTAGGTGCTTCAGTGTCCTCGTATTGTGCAATCTGGCTCTCTGAAAGGAATTACTGAGACACTTGATTGGTCAAAAAGAAATGGAGCACTGTCTCGTATGCATGTTGGTAATTAACGCTGCAGTGTAGCCAATGCAGAGCAACAACAGTACAAGGATGGATCAATGCGTTGAGTTTTTAAATTGACACGTTTAACATGAATTATGGAAATACTGCATGTATCTCATCAGCTTAGTTTACACAAGCAGGGTCACAAACGTCAACATGGAAGTTGTTTCATATTTATCCCAAAGTTTGGGCTGCTGGTGTAAGATGACATGCATCCACATTGTGTGGCCTTATCACTGAATATTAAGTTTGAGTTTAAGGTATCTCCTGCTCTTTGGTAAATACTTATTTGCCATCATTAGTTTGTATAGATACCTTTTTTTGCGATCTGATCCCAGACCCGGCGAGGTGGTAAAATGAGTTGTTGTCTCCTCTTAACCAgtggcacctttttttttttaaatgggatttCTGAGTGTTTAAGATCACATTTCTTGTAGCCACTGGGAGCCGCCAAAGCACAACATTTCCTTAATTTTCCTCTATTTTTATTTCCCAGGAGCGTGCTGGTCGTCACTGCGGAGGCCTGCGAGTGCTGAGCTCTTACTGGGTGGGTGAGGACTCCACCTTCAAGTTCTTTGAGGTGGTTCTGATCGACACCTTCCACAAGGCCATCAGACGCAACCCAGACACCCAATGGATCACAAAGGCTGTGCACAAGCACAGAGAAATGCGTGGCCTGACATCTGCAGGAAAGAAGAGCCGCGGCCTGGGCAAGGGCCACAAGTTCCACCTGACCATCGGAGGCTCCCGTCGTGCCGCCTGGAAGAGGCGCAACACCCTGCAGCTGCACCGTTATCGTTAGAGCTCACCTGTAcattcaaacaaataaacagccCTTTTTATGGTGACAATCCCCGTCTGCGATCTGGTTCCTTCTGCCGTTAGAATATTAATCTTCACTTTTATAACCCTTGGTAATTGATTAAGTACGAATGGATGTTTCAAGGCTCCACTTGCACATCTCTGTAGGTGATTCTATACTCCATGTGCACACCACACAAAAGCCTCACAAGtggcattttcaaaatgttagtgaaaaaaaagtaaaactagGAAACAAACTCTAAAAAGGTGAAACGTCTCCTGTGATCTTCATGGTGTTCACTTGAGGagtaattatattatttctcGGGACATTATGTTGACTAACTACCGACTGACTCCTCCAGGCGTCATCATATTCAGTAGAACCACTtaaaagaaacccactctggaccCTTTAGTTCCTTCTCTTGTAACTTCTCACCTATTTACTGTTTCAACAGCTTGgctccatgtttacttcctgtcattcATACACTGAAACTGATACACTGGGAATGTTTACCTGTACTGTTCATTGTGAAATGCTCGTTTTAAGTTGTTCAAAAGGTTGTCTGAAATGCAGCCATGTATAATAGGCATTGATATGCACAGCGCAgactgtgtattttaataaataatggcCATTAGCTATTTCTCAGGCCTTTTCTCCTGATGCATCTAACATCTGCAACAGGATTATATTAAAATGAGTTAACATCTGCCCTGTGATACAAGTTGCCTGAGCAAATCAGTCCTATTCTAAGTCTAAAGACATGGCCTCAGTAAAGTTTAAGAAgtccttgtgtttcttttaaccGATAGAAAACGcattttcatgtcatttagctgacgcttttatccaaagcgacttacaataagtgcattcaaccatgagtccaaactcagaacaagaatcgAGAGTGCAaattcttcaataaagttaaactacaaagtgagccgatctgttcgcagcacggtgcgcaagcggatgcgggcggccaccggtaaccagtgaaggtcgcggaggagcggagtagtgtgggtacatttcgggaggttgaagaccagtcgagcagctgcattctggatgagctgtagaggtcgaatggcattagcaggtagacctgaaggaggagttacagtagtctagacgcgaaatgaccagagcctggaccagaacctgtgccgccttctgagtgagaagaggtcgtattctcctgatgtacagcatgtacctacaggagcgtgttattgcggtaatgttggcagtcagagagggttgactgtcgagtgtgcTCTCCAGGTTACATGGTAAGTGCGGTCGTTGaagtaggatgagaagagggagagcgcagtgcctgagatacccaggtcctggaaggaggaaataaggatctggtgcactctgtgcacacacacacacacacacacacacacacacacacacacacacacacacacacacacactgaattgtGTGCGCTAGTGTAGCTGATCCTACCTCGAGGGGGGTTCATGTTTAGTTTTGGAAAGGTGTAACCGTATAAGTGTTTGAGAGACGCATTTAAGACATATGTTACTAAGGCTATATTCCTACTGTCAAGTTATTAGCGTGATGTATTTTGGGGTAATGAGGTAACCATGGCATTCAGTTTGAAATCACCTGCTGCACTTTATGTATCATTAACCTGGTTGTATTCCTTCGTTCAATCAGCAgagtttttctttcacattaaGAAACACAGAAGAATATTTAGCagtttaaaactaaaacaaaaagtaccaaaacattacatttaaataaagaaatgtgacCAGTTTTCAAACCTggtaaaataaaacagagaCTCAAGACCCTGTGAACAGAAGTCAGAGGGACGTCTCTCGCCtcagggcatgatgggaaacgcctggccgTCCTTGGGTAAAATGTTTGAACCTAAGCATTTTATTAGCCATATTTTGAACTATTCATTTTACATCAAAACAGTCAGAGCTAAtagtgacaggaagtgaaacattATCCACCTGTTTGATGCATTACATATGCAAATACAACATAAACCATTATGGTTCATGATGCAGCGCAGCCGTGTCTCTTCTC from Cyclopterus lumpus isolate fCycLum1 chromosome 11, fCycLum1.pri, whole genome shotgun sequence harbors:
- the rpl15 gene encoding 60S ribosomal protein L15 codes for the protein MGAYRYMQELWRKKQSDVMRFLLRVRCWQYRQLSNLHRAPRPTRPDKARRLGYKAKQGYVVYRVRVRRGGRKRPAPKGATYGKPVHHGINQIKFARSLQSTAEERAGRHCGGLRVLSSYWVGEDSTFKFFEVVLIDTFHKAIRRNPDTQWITKAVHKHREMRGLTSAGKKSRGLGKGHKFHLTIGGSRRAAWKRRNTLQLHRYR